Proteins from a single region of Pseudomonas ekonensis:
- the leuC gene encoding 3-isopropylmalate dehydratase large subunit, with translation MAGKTLYDKLWDSHLVKQRDDGSALIYIDRHIIHEVTSPQAFEGLRLAGRKPWRIDANIATPDHNVPTTPERKGGIAAIADQVSRLQVQTLDDNCDEYGIVEFKMNDVRQGIVHVISPEQGATLPGMTVVCGDSHTSTHGAFGALAHGIGTSEVEHVLATQCLVAKKMKNMLVRVDGQLPFGVTAKDIVLAVIGKIGTAGGNGHAIEFAGSAIRDLSIEGRMTICNMSIEAGARVGLVAADEKTVEYVKGRPFAPKGAQWEQAVEAWKDLVSDADARFDTVVELDAAQIKPQVSWGTSPEMVLAVDQNVPDPAREADPVKRDSIVRALKYMGLTANQAITDIQLDRVFIGSCTNSRIEDLRAAAEIAKGRKVASTIKQAIVVPGSGLVKAQAEAEGLDKIFLEAGFEWREPGCSMCLAMNPDRLESGEHCASTSNRNFEGRQGAGGRTHLVSPAMAAAAAVNGRFIDVRELIQGAQ, from the coding sequence ATGGCCGGCAAAACGCTCTACGACAAGCTCTGGGATTCGCATTTGGTCAAGCAGCGCGACGATGGTTCGGCGCTGATCTACATCGACCGTCACATCATCCATGAAGTGACCTCGCCGCAAGCCTTCGAAGGCCTGCGTCTGGCCGGGCGCAAGCCGTGGCGCATCGATGCCAACATCGCGACCCCGGACCACAACGTGCCGACCACGCCGGAGCGCAAGGGCGGCATCGCCGCCATCGCCGACCAGGTCTCGCGCCTCCAGGTCCAGACCCTCGACGACAACTGCGACGAATATGGCATCGTCGAATTCAAGATGAATGACGTGCGTCAGGGCATCGTGCATGTGATCAGCCCCGAGCAGGGCGCGACCTTGCCGGGCATGACCGTGGTCTGCGGCGACTCCCACACCTCCACCCACGGCGCGTTCGGCGCGCTGGCCCACGGCATCGGCACCTCCGAGGTCGAGCACGTGCTCGCCACCCAGTGCCTGGTCGCCAAGAAAATGAAGAACATGCTGGTGCGCGTCGACGGCCAATTGCCGTTCGGCGTGACCGCCAAGGACATCGTCCTGGCCGTGATCGGCAAGATCGGCACCGCCGGCGGCAACGGCCACGCCATCGAGTTCGCCGGCAGCGCCATCCGCGACCTGTCCATCGAAGGCCGCATGACCATCTGCAACATGTCCATCGAGGCCGGCGCCCGCGTGGGCCTGGTGGCGGCGGACGAAAAGACCGTCGAATACGTCAAGGGCCGTCCGTTCGCGCCCAAGGGCGCGCAGTGGGAGCAGGCGGTCGAGGCCTGGAAGGACCTGGTGTCCGACGCCGACGCCCGTTTCGACACCGTGGTCGAGCTCGACGCCGCGCAGATCAAGCCGCAGGTCAGCTGGGGCACGTCGCCGGAAATGGTGCTGGCCGTTGACCAGAACGTGCCGGACCCGGCCAGGGAAGCCGATCCGGTCAAGCGCGACTCCATCGTCCGCGCCCTGAAGTACATGGGCTTGACCGCCAACCAGGCGATCACCGACATCCAGCTCGACCGCGTGTTCATCGGTTCCTGCACCAACTCGCGGATCGAAGACCTGCGCGCGGCGGCCGAGATCGCCAAGGGCCGCAAGGTGGCCTCGACCATCAAGCAGGCCATCGTGGTGCCGGGCTCGGGCCTGGTGAAGGCCCAGGCGGAAGCCGAAGGCCTGGACAAGATCTTCCTGGAGGCCGGTTTCGAATGGCGCGAGCCGGGCTGCTCGATGTGCCTGGCGATGAACCCGGACCGGCTGGAGTCCGGCGAGCACTGCGCCTCGACCTCCAACCGCAACTTCGAAGGCCGTCAGGGCGCCGGTGGCCGCACCCACCTCGTCAGCCCGGCCATGGCCGCTGCGGCGGCGGTGAACGGTCGTTTCATCGACGTTCGTGAATTGATCCAGGGAGCACAGTAA
- the leuD gene encoding 3-isopropylmalate dehydratase small subunit, translating to MKAFTQHQGLVAPLDRANVDTDQIIPKQFLKSIKRTGFGPNLFDEWRYLDVGQPYQDNSKRPLNKDFVLNAERYQGASVLLARENFGCGSSREHAPWALDEYGFRSIIAPSYADIFFNNSFKNGLLPIILSEEEVDELFRQVEAEPGYQLQIDLQAQTVTRPDGKVHRFEIDAFRKHCLLNGLDDIGLTLQDGDAIASFEAAHRKSQPWLFRDA from the coding sequence ATGAAGGCTTTCACTCAACACCAGGGACTCGTCGCGCCGCTGGACCGTGCCAACGTCGACACCGACCAGATCATCCCCAAGCAATTCCTCAAGTCGATCAAACGCACCGGCTTCGGCCCCAACCTGTTCGACGAATGGCGCTACCTCGACGTGGGCCAGCCGTACCAGGACAACTCCAAGCGGCCGCTGAACAAGGACTTCGTGCTCAACGCCGAGCGCTACCAGGGCGCCAGCGTGCTGCTGGCCCGGGAGAACTTCGGTTGCGGCTCCAGCCGCGAACACGCGCCATGGGCGCTGGACGAGTACGGTTTCCGCAGCATCATCGCGCCGAGCTACGCCGACATCTTCTTCAACAACAGCTTCAAGAACGGCTTGCTGCCGATCATCCTGAGCGAAGAAGAAGTCGATGAGCTGTTCAGGCAGGTCGAGGCCGAGCCGGGCTACCAGTTGCAGATCGACCTGCAGGCGCAGACCGTGACCCGCCCGGACGGCAAGGTGCACCGCTTCGAGATCGACGCGTTCCGCAAGCATTGCCTGCTCAACGGCCTGGACGACATCGGCCTGACCCTGCAGGACGGCGACGCGATCGCCTCGTTCGAAGCGGCGCACCGCAAGAGCCAGCCGTGGTTGT